In Larimichthys crocea isolate SSNF chromosome XI, L_crocea_2.0, whole genome shotgun sequence, the sequence ACACTAAGAGTCcaattttgtttgtgtgtagttCAAGACAttcctcatctcttttttttttgcgtgtcTTTCTATTTTACACCTGACTAATCCGTTTTCTGTGAAGTTCACATATCACTGTTTACAGTGCGCAATATTCTTCAGCATTGTATCCAATTTCCAACATTCATCACTCTTGTTATTGAAAGCTCTTTTACAATTCAAGTTTCCTCGTGCAGTACAGCTCCCCAAGGAGGGCAATTCAATCATAACAAGTGATACCCGTCCCTGTCTGGGTGTCTATAGCAATGCCATCAATACATTTGCTGAGAAGCAccatgctgctgctctgcagatAATCCTCTATCATTTTTCATGCAGCAGGTTACTGCTCTGACATATCTGCTGTCTCTACTATTATACAAGACTTAAGAAAATTGGTGCACTAAATGGAGACTGTGTTGAGTGAATGACCTATGATGATCTTGGTAATAATATGCCTTTCAAAGAATGTGATAAATTGCTTTGGCTGAATGTATAACAGGTACTGTATACAGTGAGTGGACTGATCGCCAAGTCGAGATAAAACCATAATTCTTTGTGTTATGCTCTAGTCTTAAAAATGATACtgggtttttcttttcagtttctgATGATTTTAGAACAGCATCAGTCAGTATCTCTTATTCTTGCCATTCTTAGTCTTTCTCTgcatcttctctttctctctctgtctatctataTTCACAGGTTTTTCTGCCATGTCCTCCCTCCTGTCCCTGGCCTGGGTGCTAGCCTCTTATCACAAACTCCTGCGCGATTCACGTGATGACAAGAAGAGCATGAGCTATCGAGGTGCTCTGCTGCATCTGTTCTGGCGCCTTTTTACCATCTCCTCACGGGTGCTCTCCCTCGCCCTATTTGCCTCAGTTTTCCACATCTACTTTGGCATTTTTGTGGTGCTCCATTGGTGTGCCATGGCTTTCTGGGTCATCCATGGTGGCACCGACTTCTGCATGTCCAAATGGGAGGAGGTACTGTTCAACATGGTGGTGGGAGTGGTCTATGTCTTCTGTTGGTTCAATGTACGTGAGGGCCGGACACGGTACAGAATGGTGGCCTATTATACAGTAGTACTGTTAGAGAACGCCATCCTCAGCTCCCTTTGGTATGCGTACCGCGACCCAGCCACCACTGACGCCTATGCCTCTTTTGCCCTTTGTGGCGTCTTCCTGTGCTTTGCCTCAGGTGTGGCCTGTATGGTTCTCTATTATGGGGTTCTACACCCCATGGGCCCCCGGCTGAGGGTGCTGGCCAGCTCTTGCTGTGCTGAGCTGCTGTGGGGCCTTCCATTACCCCCTGAGGCTGAGCCCATGGCTCCCACTCCGGGCCCACGTGGCTCTCAGGCCACACCCACACGGGGTCTGGCAGGGGAGTATGTGGAGTCAGATGAAACAGCCACGGACACCTGCCTTCCGGTTTTCCAGGTGAGGTCCACAGAACCTGTGGATTCAGCTGGCAGGCCCATTCGGCCTGAGGGTCCTCTCATCAAGATAGACATGCCCAGAAAACGCTACCCAGCCTGGGATGCACACTTTGTGGATCGGCGCCTGCGCAGGACCATAAATGTGCTGCAGTACGTTAGCCCTAACGCAGTGGGCATCAGGTACAGGGACGGTCCGCTTCTTT encodes:
- the xkr6b gene encoding XK-related protein 6b isoform X2, which codes for MAAKSDGRGVVTGFAQLHNLDEVVGTGEDDTRNSSSFHICHCCNTSSCYWGCRSACLHYLRGKGKGKEKERDAARPPQEERLWLDCLWIILALLVFFWDVGTDLWLAIDYYHKQDFLWSGLTLFFVLVPSVLVQILSFRWFVQDYTGGGLGSVEGLSSRRATAGLQRDRCCRLSVWIWQTVIHIFQLGQVWRYIRTMYLGIQSHRQKENQRRFYWAMMYEYADVNMLRLLETFLESAPQLVLQLCIMIQSNKAEWLQCFSAMSSLLSLAWVLASYHKLLRDSRDDKKSMSYRGALLHLFWRLFTISSRVLSLALFASVFHIYFGIFVVLHWCAMAFWVIHGGTDFCMSKWEEVLFNMVVGVVYVFCWFNVREGRTRYRMVAYYTVVLLENAILSSLWYAYRDPATTDAYASFALCGVFLCFASGVACMVLYYGVLHPMGPRLRVLASSCCAELLWGLPLPPEAEPMAPTPGPRGSQATPTRGLAGEYVESDETATDTCLPVFQVRSTEPVDSAGRPIRPEGPLIKIDMPRKRYPAWDAHFVDRRLRRTINVLQYVSPNAVGIRYRDGPLLYELLQYESSL
- the xkr6b gene encoding XK-related protein 6b isoform X1; protein product: MAAKSDGRGVVTGFAQLHNLDEVVGTGEDDTRNSSSFHICHCCNTSSCYWGCRSACLHYLRGKGKGKEKERDAARPPQEERLWLDCLWIILALLVFFWDVGTDLWLAIDYYHKQDFLWSGLTLFFVLVPSVLVQILSFRWFVQDYTGGGLGSVEGLSSRRATAGLQRDRCCRLSVWIWQTVIHIFQLGQVWRSREGCTEFGRRRNVFSISTEVMYIRTMYLGIQSHRQKENQRRFYWAMMYEYADVNMLRLLETFLESAPQLVLQLCIMIQSNKAEWLQCFSAMSSLLSLAWVLASYHKLLRDSRDDKKSMSYRGALLHLFWRLFTISSRVLSLALFASVFHIYFGIFVVLHWCAMAFWVIHGGTDFCMSKWEEVLFNMVVGVVYVFCWFNVREGRTRYRMVAYYTVVLLENAILSSLWYAYRDPATTDAYASFALCGVFLCFASGVACMVLYYGVLHPMGPRLRVLASSCCAELLWGLPLPPEAEPMAPTPGPRGSQATPTRGLAGEYVESDETATDTCLPVFQVRSTEPVDSAGRPIRPEGPLIKIDMPRKRYPAWDAHFVDRRLRRTINVLQYVSPNAVGIRYRDGPLLYELLQYESSL